From Mytilus edulis chromosome 8, xbMytEdul2.2, whole genome shotgun sequence, one genomic window encodes:
- the LOC139484355 gene encoding uncharacterized protein: protein MEIPLDIPYQIKDVCHGMKRPRYAAVYFPEEQQTSIIPSCKLRDWEFEDQQTVTVVWDGAECPAKIIKLSDDRAELEEAEDRFVEQHVTPANEEVSDDEIIAATPNEDKTNAIKESEFSHIMRSIGIKTNVVKLSRSVIHHVDIPPMFTKEASHLEEPPASVKSFEPLSPSKLSNPPSPAKPFVPLSPSKLSNPPSPAKPAETPSRGAKVNPRLQESGLSLNLSEFDISILNQQLDSSRIVSIENTVRDIHSLLLKWQCVKPNEVPPSTNKVKTALSSVSKEYVSSKTTLPVTSNVQSSFPSTSNDQLPLICNFPVRSMPSTIPESPLYPTIPESPLSSNIIQEGIESSEKIESFDKLMSRSFCDTIEDLVSLDNSTTRLVLSEIENDCLDISPSPQSKSWNVFLNNNV, encoded by the exons ATGGAAATTCCGTTGGACATTCCGTATCAGATTAAAGATGTTTGCCATGGTA tgaaaagACCGCGTTATGCGGCTGTTTACTTCCCTGAAGAACAACAGACAAGCATCATACCCAGTTGTAAACTTCGTGATTGGGAGTTTGAAGATCAACAGACCGTTACTGTTGTCTGGGATGGTGCCGAGTGTCCTGCTAAAATTATCAAGTTGTCGG ATGATCGTGCTGAACTAGAAGAAGCTGAGGACAGATTTGTCGAGCAGCATGTTACACCGGCCAATGAGGAAGTATCCGACGACGAGATTATAGCTGCTACACCCAATGAGGACAAAACA aatgcaATTAAAGAAAGTGAGTTCAGCCATATAATGAGATCAATTGGCATCAAAACAAACGTAGTTAAATTGAGTAGATCAGTTATTCATCACGTTGATATACCACCAATGTTTACAAAAGAAGCCAGCCATTTAGAAGAACCGCCAGCATCTGTTAAATCATTTGAACCGCTATCACCTTCTAAACTGTCTAATCCGCCATCACCTGCCAAACCATTTGTACCGCTATCACCTTCCAAACTGTCTAATCCGCCATCACCTGCCAAACCAGCTGAAACTCCATCGCGAGGTGCGAAGGTCAACCCACGACTACAAGAGAGTGGACTAAGTCTGAACTTATCCGAGTTTGACATCAGCATACTTAACCAACAGTTAGACTCAAGTCGAATTGTTTCCATTGAAAACACTGTAAGAGACATTCATAGTTTATTGCTCAAATGGCAGTGCGTTAAGCCAAATGAGGTACCTCCATCTACCAACAAGGTTAAGACGGCACTTTCATCTGTTAGTAAAGAGTATGTATCCTCTAAGACTACACTTCCGGTAACCAGCAATGTTCAATCGTCCTTTCCATCTACTAGTAACGACCAATTACCGTTGATATGTAACTTTCCAGTACGTTCGATGCCTTCAACAATTCCAGAGTCACCACTGTATCCAACCATTCCAGAGTCACCGCTAAGTTCAAATATTATTCAAGAAGGTATAGAAAGTTCAGAGAAAATAGAATCGTTTGATAAGCTGATGTCTAGATCATTTTGTGACACTATCGAAGATTTAGTTAGCCTTGACAACAGTACTACTAGACTGGTTTTATCAGAAATAGAAAATGATTGTCTCGACATCTCTCCATCACCTCAGTCAAAATCATGGAATGTCTttttaaacaataatgtatag